The following coding sequences lie in one Brevibacterium marinum genomic window:
- a CDS encoding amidohydrolase yields MTSTDFLDGIGSQLDWQRDLYKDFHREPELGLAEHTTSARITSELTAMGLEVEHISATGLVAVLDNGDGPTVLARADIDALPVTEDTGLDYASTVNGVMHACGHDMHITALLGAVRLLHENRDAWSGTYIALFQPSEEDAAGARAMRDDGLTAKIPTPDIAYAQHVMPMPTGTVNTKAGPVLSAGDSVKITVFGRGAHGSMPHLSVDPVVLAATIVLRLQTIVSRETDPGEFAVVTVGASNSGSKSNIIPDRAELLLNLRTYDMDVRDRIIASIERIVEGECRAAGSPKEPTFEYYDQFPLTDNDEDANDTVTKAFEDYFDEGVVLPATPATASEDFSEIPDAFGIPYAYWMIGSTDAQKYEQAAEAGTVNTDIPANHSPQFAPVIDPTLEIATKAQVIAALSQLGT; encoded by the coding sequence ATGACGAGCACCGACTTCCTGGACGGCATCGGCTCTCAGCTGGACTGGCAGCGCGATCTCTACAAAGACTTCCACCGCGAACCCGAACTCGGGCTCGCCGAGCACACCACCTCGGCGCGCATCACCTCCGAGCTCACGGCCATGGGGCTGGAGGTCGAGCACATCTCTGCAACGGGCCTCGTCGCCGTCCTCGACAACGGTGACGGGCCCACGGTTCTGGCCAGAGCCGACATCGATGCTCTCCCGGTAACCGAGGACACCGGCCTCGACTACGCATCCACGGTCAACGGCGTCATGCACGCCTGCGGACACGATATGCACATCACCGCCCTCCTCGGCGCCGTCCGACTGCTCCATGAGAACCGTGATGCCTGGTCAGGCACGTACATCGCACTGTTCCAGCCGTCGGAGGAGGATGCCGCCGGCGCCAGGGCCATGCGCGATGACGGGCTGACTGCGAAGATCCCCACACCGGACATCGCCTATGCCCAGCACGTGATGCCCATGCCCACCGGCACCGTCAATACGAAGGCCGGACCCGTGCTCTCGGCCGGGGACTCCGTGAAGATCACCGTGTTCGGTCGCGGAGCGCACGGATCCATGCCGCACCTGTCCGTCGACCCGGTGGTGCTGGCCGCCACGATCGTTCTGCGTCTGCAGACCATCGTCTCGCGGGAGACCGATCCGGGCGAGTTCGCCGTCGTCACCGTCGGGGCATCGAACTCGGGGTCGAAGTCCAACATCATCCCCGACCGGGCCGAGCTCCTGCTCAACCTGCGCACCTACGACATGGACGTCCGCGATCGGATCATCGCCTCCATCGAACGCATCGTCGAAGGCGAGTGCCGGGCCGCGGGGTCCCCGAAGGAGCCGACCTTCGAGTACTACGACCAGTTCCCGCTGACGGACAACGATGAAGATGCCAACGACACGGTCACCAAGGCCTTCGAGGACTACTTCGACGAGGGGGTCGTCCTGCCGGCGACTCCCGCCACCGCCTCGGAGGACTTCAGCGAGATCCCCGACGCCTTCGGCATTCCCTACGCCTATTGGATGATCGGATCGACCGATGCGCAGAAGTACGAGCAGGCCGCCGAGGCGGGAACCGTGAACACGGACATCCCGGCCAATCACTCACCCCAGTTCGCTCCGGTCATCGACCCGACCCTCGAAATCGCCACCAAGGCGCAGGTCATCGCGGCCCTGTCGCAGCTGGGAACCTGA
- a CDS encoding HAD family hydrolase has protein sequence MPEPTDPRPTTVVFDLGNVLVGWDPSGPLSDRMTRDQWNDFAAEAGFPELNALADSGVPITEIVARAAGSDPRHGEIVELYYDRFPRSLTGPIDGMAEVVDDLRDSGIRLLGLSNWSSETFHHAPQVAPAIGELEDVVVSGREGLTKPDPQIFELLRRRFDLDPARTVFVDDLQKNVDAAERLGYIGLLFTDATQLRNDLGSLGLLTGPANVDG, from the coding sequence ATGCCAGAACCGACCGACCCCCGCCCCACCACCGTCGTCTTCGACCTCGGCAACGTCCTCGTCGGATGGGACCCGTCAGGGCCGCTGTCCGATCGCATGACCCGTGATCAGTGGAATGACTTCGCCGCCGAGGCGGGCTTCCCCGAGTTGAATGCGCTGGCCGACAGCGGAGTGCCGATCACAGAGATCGTCGCTCGAGCCGCCGGGTCCGATCCCCGCCACGGTGAGATCGTCGAGCTCTACTACGACCGGTTCCCCCGGTCGCTGACAGGTCCGATCGACGGCATGGCCGAGGTCGTCGACGATCTCAGGGACTCAGGCATCCGCCTCCTCGGGCTCTCCAACTGGTCGTCCGAGACCTTCCACCATGCACCCCAGGTCGCACCGGCGATCGGGGAGCTCGAGGACGTCGTCGTCTCGGGACGCGAGGGTCTGACCAAACCCGACCCGCAGATATTCGAGCTCCTGAGACGACGATTCGATCTCGACCCCGCGCGCACGGTCTTCGTCGACGACCTGCAGAAGAACGTCGATGCCGCCGAGCGCCTCGGCTACATCGGTCTGCTCTTCACGGATGCGACTCAGCTGCGCAACGACCTCGGCAGCCTCGGTCTCCTCACGGGCCCTGCGAACGTTGACGGCTGA
- a CDS encoding cold-shock protein, whose product MATGTVKWFNSEKGFGFIQPDDGSADVFTHFSAIEATGYRELTEGQNVEFDSEMGSKGLQATSVRAL is encoded by the coding sequence ATGGCTACAGGTACCGTGAAATGGTTCAACTCGGAAAAGGGTTTCGGATTCATCCAGCCTGACGATGGTTCGGCGGACGTCTTCACTCACTTCTCTGCGATTGAAGCAACCGGCTACCGCGAGCTCACCGAGGGTCAGAACGTCGAGTTCGACTCGGAGATGGGCTCCAAGGGTCTTCAGGCCACCAGCGTTCGTGCCCTCTGA
- a CDS encoding TetR/AcrR family transcriptional regulator translates to MTESGDSAEAPARQGTGGRPRSREIDDALITATLGTLDEEGYPGVSLESVARRAGTSRPAIYRRWSGRAPLVLAAIASRLDVPTPPDTGCTLCDIDESFNVFLTSYRTIRPETLSALYADCAPVPELRDQYLTTIIEPARSAVGQTLDRAIARGDLRDTIDRNLLLDVVASLVHYRAMFSPEHLGDAEAGHALEVLLRGAAVDYPALLAHSEALEQEGLQGTASHRHTAAQ, encoded by the coding sequence ATGACGGAATCAGGCGACTCGGCGGAAGCCCCGGCGAGGCAGGGGACCGGAGGGCGGCCTCGGAGCAGGGAGATCGACGATGCCCTGATCACCGCCACATTGGGCACACTCGACGAGGAGGGGTACCCGGGCGTCTCCCTGGAATCCGTCGCCCGACGTGCCGGGACGTCTCGACCGGCGATCTACCGCCGCTGGTCCGGGCGCGCTCCTCTGGTTTTGGCCGCGATCGCTTCTCGGCTGGACGTTCCCACGCCTCCTGACACCGGGTGCACCTTGTGCGACATCGATGAGAGCTTCAACGTGTTCCTCACCTCCTACCGGACCATTCGCCCCGAAACCCTCAGCGCTCTGTATGCTGACTGCGCTCCGGTACCCGAACTCCGAGACCAGTACCTGACCACGATCATCGAACCCGCGCGTTCTGCAGTCGGACAGACCCTGGATCGCGCCATCGCTCGCGGCGATCTGCGAGACACCATCGACCGCAATCTGCTGCTCGACGTCGTCGCCTCCTTGGTTCACTACCGGGCGATGTTCAGTCCCGAGCACCTCGGCGATGCCGAAGCCGGACACGCTCTCGAGGTTCTGCTGCGAGGGGCCGCCGTCGATTACCCCGCCCTGCTGGCCCACAGCGAAGCCCTCGAACAAGAAGGCCTCCAGGGCACCGCCTCCCACCGCCACACAGCTGCGCAGTGA
- the trxA gene encoding thioredoxin has translation MSTIEITKDNFESSITDNSILLLDFWADWCGPCKQFAPVYEEASEQYPDVAFGKVDTEAQQEIAGLFSISSIPTLVAFREGIVVFAQPGALAAPQLEQVITAVKELDMDEVRAELAKQEAEAEGSDATVESEVTEASPEAGNQQ, from the coding sequence ATGTCTACGATTGAAATCACCAAAGACAACTTCGAGTCATCCATCACCGACAACTCGATCCTTCTTCTCGACTTCTGGGCCGACTGGTGCGGCCCCTGCAAGCAGTTCGCACCCGTGTACGAAGAGGCCTCGGAACAGTACCCGGACGTAGCCTTCGGCAAGGTCGACACCGAGGCACAGCAGGAGATCGCGGGACTCTTCTCGATCTCGTCGATCCCGACCCTCGTCGCCTTCCGTGAGGGCATCGTCGTCTTCGCCCAGCCGGGTGCACTCGCGGCGCCCCAGCTCGAGCAGGTCATCACCGCGGTCAAGGAACTCGACATGGACGAGGTTCGCGCAGAGCTGGCCAAGCAGGAGGCCGAAGCCGAGGGCTCAGACGCCACCGTGGAGTCGGAGGTCACCGAGGCCTCCCCCGAAGCGGGAAATCAGCAGTGA
- the nrfD gene encoding NrfD/PsrC family molybdoenzyme membrane anchor subunit, with protein sequence MSTSEYDSYRPPEPEGGRKKRRRGGRPGGGRGGPGGRDGGRGGQGGSGGQGWKNRGAEGNREMPMVEDVEFSSYYGRPIVKAPPWGDEIAIYLFLGGLAGGSSLLGLGAQFSDRPQLRIATRLTAITATVAGGAALVADLGRPERFLNMMRVFKVSSPMSLGTWILSGFGVGSGVLTAIEVDRLTGLRLPLGSLRRVLHAMETPAALESALFATPLAAYTGALLGDTAVPTWNAAGRNGLSYVFVASASMAAGGAGMVLAPVRETGPARLLGLAGAAGDVIGMNQMKQGMHPAEVDPLEDGEPGRKLHRAEKLLIAGAAGTAAVEIGARLFAKKLGGSWKTRAALRALSVVSGAALAAASAYTRFGVLEAGIESTKDPRHVVEPQRDRLEERRARGIVDDSITTGV encoded by the coding sequence ATGAGCACATCCGAATACGACTCCTACCGCCCACCCGAGCCGGAAGGCGGACGGAAGAAACGCCGCCGAGGCGGGCGACCGGGCGGCGGTCGCGGTGGACCCGGTGGTCGTGACGGCGGTCGTGGTGGTCAGGGTGGTTCTGGCGGCCAGGGGTGGAAGAACCGCGGCGCCGAGGGCAATCGTGAGATGCCGATGGTCGAGGACGTCGAGTTCTCCTCCTACTACGGCAGGCCGATCGTCAAGGCGCCGCCATGGGGCGACGAGATCGCCATCTACCTGTTCCTCGGCGGTCTGGCCGGGGGCTCGAGCCTGCTGGGGCTCGGCGCACAGTTCAGTGACCGTCCGCAGCTGCGGATCGCGACCCGGCTGACCGCGATCACCGCGACTGTGGCCGGCGGAGCGGCGCTTGTCGCCGACCTCGGCCGGCCCGAGCGCTTCCTCAACATGATGCGCGTGTTCAAGGTCAGTTCGCCGATGAGCCTGGGCACCTGGATCCTGTCCGGATTCGGCGTCGGCTCTGGTGTCCTGACCGCCATCGAGGTCGACCGTCTGACCGGGCTGCGTCTTCCGCTCGGCTCTTTGCGCCGTGTCCTGCACGCGATGGAGACTCCCGCCGCGCTCGAGTCGGCCCTCTTCGCCACTCCCTTGGCCGCGTACACCGGAGCGCTGCTCGGCGATACTGCGGTCCCGACCTGGAACGCTGCCGGCCGCAATGGCCTGTCGTACGTGTTCGTCGCCTCGGCGTCCATGGCCGCCGGGGGAGCGGGCATGGTTCTCGCGCCAGTGCGCGAGACCGGCCCGGCTCGTCTGCTCGGACTCGCCGGCGCCGCCGGTGACGTCATCGGCATGAACCAGATGAAGCAGGGCATGCACCCCGCCGAGGTCGACCCCCTCGAAGACGGCGAACCCGGCCGCAAGCTCCACCGGGCGGAGAAGCTGCTCATCGCGGGTGCGGCGGGCACTGCCGCTGTCGAGATCGGGGCCAGGCTGTTCGCGAAGAAGCTGGGCGGCAGTTGGAAGACTCGGGCTGCATTGCGGGCACTCTCCGTCGTCAGCGGTGCGGCACTCGCGGCCGCCTCGGCGTATACCCGCTTCGGGGTCCTCGAAGCCGGCATCGAATCCACGAAGGACCCCCGCCACGTCGTCGAACCTCAGCGCGATCGCCTCGAGGAGCGCCGCGCCCGCGGCATCGTCGACGACTCGATCACAACCGGGGTGTAG
- a CDS encoding GntR family transcriptional regulator, producing MSVREIDPSSGVPFYRQIKDILRTEISDGVVDEKTPITEALLLERFDVSRAPIRQALQELADEGYVYRMQGKGTFPIPGEVVHRPADIRPGAFQDYLIDRGLHPTSEVTGLERAVPPEEVQRLLGSAESESLLHFHRRIFVDGKPLSGNEVYIQVPADFVTTVEELEQERSVFNILESRYGITVARAENEASATQAVQGPADTLEIGLGEPVLLIDSVFYDRGGNALGWRSAIHRPTDFKFHFVTGR from the coding sequence GTGTCTGTTCGCGAAATCGATCCCTCTTCGGGGGTCCCCTTCTATCGTCAGATCAAAGACATCTTGCGCACGGAGATCTCAGACGGCGTCGTCGACGAGAAGACTCCCATCACCGAGGCGCTCCTGCTCGAACGCTTCGACGTCAGTCGCGCTCCGATTCGGCAGGCGCTGCAGGAGCTTGCCGACGAGGGATATGTCTACCGCATGCAGGGAAAGGGAACGTTCCCCATCCCAGGAGAGGTTGTGCACCGGCCTGCGGACATCAGACCGGGAGCCTTCCAGGACTACCTCATCGACCGCGGTCTGCACCCGACCTCCGAGGTCACCGGGCTCGAACGCGCGGTTCCTCCCGAAGAGGTGCAGCGTCTGCTGGGTTCGGCAGAGAGTGAATCACTGCTGCACTTCCACCGACGGATCTTCGTCGACGGCAAACCGCTGTCCGGCAATGAGGTCTACATCCAGGTCCCAGCCGACTTCGTCACCACCGTCGAAGAGCTCGAGCAGGAGCGCTCGGTCTTCAACATCCTCGAGAGCCGGTACGGCATCACCGTCGCACGGGCGGAGAACGAGGCCTCGGCGACCCAGGCCGTCCAGGGGCCGGCGGACACGCTCGAAATCGGACTCGGCGAGCCCGTGCTGCTCATCGATTCGGTGTTCTACGACCGAGGCGGGAACGCCCTGGGATGGCGTTCGGCGATCCATCGTCCCACTGACTTCAAGTTCCACTTCGTCACCGGTCGCTGA
- a CDS encoding 4Fe-4S dicluster domain-containing protein: MSTSTAPTDVVADGHWHGSAQQRKGFFTDTSICIGCKACEVACKEWNNNPQDGTYELLESSYDNTGGLGANTWRHVAFIEQDGERIEAARESGRKLVNLGMPTIRPRTDESAGAQPLGGALGAAESGAAGTAGDGSGLPSTPPMGIDLLAPGAMEPSDPEDIAKLDKTPPDTDDFRWLMSSDVCKHCTHAGCLDVCPTGALFRTEFDTVVVQNDVCNGCGTCVAGCPFGVIERRDDGTINTPTDRDRSASDMDVPDKNTANKCTLCYDRLVEGQEPACAQTCPTESIKFGGHDDMVDKAHTRVAELHEKGLTEARLYGANPNDGVGGTGSVFLILDEPEVYGLPPDPRVPTKDLPQMFASAGVAALGMAAAAGLAFLGSRRP, translated from the coding sequence ATGTCGACTTCGACTGCCCCGACCGATGTGGTTGCCGACGGGCACTGGCACGGCTCCGCACAGCAACGCAAGGGGTTCTTCACCGATACGTCGATCTGCATCGGCTGCAAGGCCTGCGAGGTCGCCTGCAAGGAGTGGAACAACAATCCTCAGGACGGGACCTACGAGCTCCTCGAATCCTCGTACGACAACACGGGCGGACTCGGCGCGAACACTTGGCGCCACGTCGCCTTCATCGAACAGGACGGCGAGCGGATCGAAGCCGCCCGGGAATCGGGACGGAAGCTCGTCAACCTCGGCATGCCCACGATCCGCCCGCGCACGGACGAGTCCGCGGGTGCGCAGCCGCTCGGCGGTGCCCTGGGCGCGGCGGAATCCGGGGCTGCGGGAACGGCCGGCGACGGAAGCGGTCTGCCCTCGACACCACCGATGGGCATCGACCTCCTGGCACCGGGTGCCATGGAGCCCAGCGACCCGGAGGACATCGCCAAGCTCGACAAGACGCCTCCGGACACGGACGACTTCCGCTGGCTGATGTCCTCGGACGTGTGCAAGCACTGCACCCATGCCGGCTGCCTCGACGTGTGCCCCACGGGAGCACTCTTCCGCACGGAATTCGACACCGTCGTCGTGCAGAACGACGTCTGCAACGGCTGCGGAACCTGCGTGGCCGGATGCCCCTTCGGCGTCATCGAACGCCGCGACGACGGCACGATCAACACACCCACCGATCGTGATCGCAGCGCCTCGGACATGGACGTGCCGGACAAGAACACGGCCAACAAATGCACGCTCTGCTACGACCGCCTCGTCGAGGGCCAGGAACCGGCCTGCGCGCAGACCTGTCCGACCGAGTCGATCAAGTTCGGCGGCCATGACGACATGGTCGACAAGGCCCACACCCGCGTGGCCGAGCTCCACGAGAAGGGTCTGACGGAGGCCCGCCTGTACGGCGCGAACCCGAACGACGGGGTGGGCGGAACCGGATCGGTCTTCCTCATCCTCGACGAACCCGAGGTCTACGGGCTGCCGCCGGATCCACGTGTGCCGACGAAGGACCTGCCCCAGATGTTCGCCTCAGCCGGTGTTGCGGCACTCGGCATGGCCGCCGCGGCCGGCCTCGCGTTCCTCGGGAGCCGCCGTCCATGA
- a CDS encoding MFS transporter: MKPTDTERPTWRQWTALLLLGLPMFMMATDFTAIFLAVPPVAADLEPTATQLLWIVHIGELVAAGTLITMGWLTGRIGPRRLLLLAVTLYGIGSALAAFAPDSESFLAARILIGTATAAASPAAFAMLRWLFTNARHHSVGFAVVMGAFPVGSALGPPLTGLLLDHFWWGSVFLINVPVAAIAVLGGLWLFPDATERTADRIDIISVVVSMAAVMLIVFGLQEIADRGISVTYMLSITGGGVLGWWFIRRQRRISNPLVDLSLFASRVLRILMIFFLLSPLAFMAADFILIQHLQIVVGISTSRLGLVLAVPGAASIAATALTPALTVRFTPATVMTVGTSTGILGLLVVLAAVIAHPATWLFAVGMTIAALGASPPMVLGAQLVITSVSRVQTGPVSALQDISASLGSVLGIMVLGSLSTAVYRLNLSSAAPDGLSDAEAAAAADSPGAAAAIAAERGGGSGEQLLTSVHDAWTWATVTVYAAAVLIGVLIVFIVGRGLRGVRLPSDHGTDGSEPDRVAPPATRAQAPTECLPEP; encoded by the coding sequence ATGAAGCCGACTGATACCGAACGCCCGACGTGGCGCCAGTGGACCGCACTGCTGCTGTTGGGACTGCCCATGTTCATGATGGCCACCGACTTCACCGCGATCTTCTTAGCAGTGCCCCCGGTGGCCGCCGATCTCGAACCGACGGCGACCCAACTGCTGTGGATTGTGCACATCGGGGAACTCGTCGCCGCCGGCACGCTGATCACCATGGGCTGGCTGACCGGACGGATCGGACCGCGCAGGTTGCTGCTGCTGGCAGTGACCCTCTACGGAATCGGTTCAGCACTGGCGGCGTTCGCGCCCGATTCCGAGTCCTTTCTGGCCGCCCGCATCCTGATCGGCACGGCAACAGCTGCGGCAAGCCCCGCCGCCTTCGCAATGCTGCGGTGGCTGTTCACCAACGCCCGTCATCACAGTGTCGGCTTCGCAGTCGTGATGGGCGCATTCCCAGTCGGGTCGGCACTGGGCCCGCCGCTGACCGGTCTGCTTCTGGACCACTTCTGGTGGGGGTCGGTGTTCCTCATCAATGTCCCGGTCGCAGCCATAGCGGTGTTGGGCGGCCTCTGGCTCTTCCCCGATGCGACTGAGAGGACTGCCGACAGGATCGACATCATCAGCGTCGTGGTCTCGATGGCGGCGGTGATGCTCATCGTCTTCGGCCTCCAGGAGATCGCCGATCGAGGCATCTCTGTGACCTACATGCTCTCGATCACCGGCGGCGGTGTGCTGGGCTGGTGGTTCATCCGCCGGCAGCGACGCATCTCCAACCCCCTGGTGGATCTGAGTCTGTTCGCCTCTCGTGTGCTGCGCATCCTGATGATCTTCTTCCTGCTGTCGCCGCTGGCCTTCATGGCCGCGGACTTCATCCTCATCCAACACCTGCAGATCGTGGTCGGCATATCGACCAGCAGACTCGGGTTGGTCCTGGCGGTCCCCGGGGCCGCCTCGATCGCCGCCACCGCGCTGACTCCCGCCCTGACTGTCAGATTCACCCCGGCAACGGTGATGACCGTGGGGACAAGCACCGGCATCTTGGGACTCCTTGTGGTCCTGGCCGCGGTGATTGCCCACCCGGCAACCTGGCTGTTCGCCGTCGGCATGACGATCGCCGCACTGGGAGCGAGTCCGCCGATGGTTCTCGGTGCACAGCTGGTGATCACCTCCGTGTCGAGGGTGCAGACCGGCCCCGTCTCAGCGCTTCAGGACATCAGTGCGAGCCTGGGCAGCGTGTTGGGCATCATGGTTCTCGGCAGCCTGTCGACTGCCGTGTACCGCCTCAACCTCAGTTCTGCCGCACCTGACGGGCTCTCAGACGCCGAGGCGGCTGCCGCCGCCGACAGTCCCGGTGCCGCAGCGGCGATCGCCGCTGAGAGAGGCGGAGGCTCAGGAGAACAGCTGCTCACCAGCGTCCATGACGCCTGGACGTGGGCAACAGTGACCGTCTATGCCGCAGCAGTACTCATCGGGGTGCTCATCGTATTCATCGTGGGTCGTGGACTGCGCGGTGTCAGGCTCCCCTCCGATCACGGAACTGACGGTTCGGAACCTGACAGAGTGGCGCCCCCGGCGACGCGAGCACAGGCGCCCACCGAATGCCTTCCCGAACCGTGA
- a CDS encoding methyltransferase domain-containing protein, which yields MTESEQTANQAVPGSVAAWEERYSGTEESIWSGNPNESLVATVSDLAPGRVLDVGCGEGADVIWLVEHGWEATGIDLSQTAVDRAAEAASARGVTANFEVGDISTWNDPEPHRGGFDLVVGCFLHTRLPDTREELVGKVAEHVAPGGGLLLVSHAEMPPWAENLDEELGEGLGHHHEPVSPNGDFALLIGGSPKRWEIELAELRTREAEGPDGELAELDDSVLLARRITD from the coding sequence GTGACCGAATCCGAACAGACCGCGAACCAGGCAGTCCCCGGCTCCGTCGCGGCCTGGGAGGAGCGCTACTCCGGAACCGAGGAATCGATCTGGTCGGGCAACCCCAACGAGTCGCTGGTCGCCACGGTCAGCGATCTTGCCCCCGGCCGAGTCCTCGACGTCGGCTGCGGTGAGGGTGCCGACGTCATCTGGCTCGTCGAACACGGGTGGGAGGCGACCGGCATCGATCTGTCGCAGACGGCGGTCGACCGGGCCGCTGAAGCGGCCTCGGCGAGGGGCGTCACCGCGAACTTCGAGGTCGGCGACATCTCCACCTGGAATGATCCCGAACCACACCGAGGCGGCTTCGATCTCGTCGTCGGCTGTTTCCTTCACACCCGGTTGCCCGACACCCGGGAAGAGCTCGTCGGGAAAGTCGCCGAGCACGTCGCCCCCGGCGGCGGGCTGCTCCTGGTCTCCCATGCGGAGATGCCGCCCTGGGCAGAGAATCTTGATGAGGAGCTGGGCGAGGGCCTCGGTCACCACCATGAGCCGGTGAGCCCGAACGGGGACTTCGCCCTGCTCATCGGCGGCAGTCCGAAGCGGTGGGAGATCGAACTGGCGGAACTGCGCACCCGCGAGGCCGAAGGGCCTGACGGCGAACTCGCCGAACTCGACGACAGTGTGCTCCTGGCACGCCGGATCACCGACTGA
- a CDS encoding LCP family protein, translating into MQYPEAGPDHQQLGPRRQRRLAMKYRRRRTVAAAAAILIIAVPVTVVSVMQSLSSNIASSPLRAGDGEAPEKITDELNVLILGSDTRALGTEDYGSGDGARSDAMILAHISDDSSRIDAVQIPRDTMMDMPACQDTGSGASAAQRTMINSALNQGPACSVSAAEELTGVRVDHFIEVNFDGFATIVDALDGISVDLDDALVDPKANLDLPAGEQTLDGTEALALARTRHAVGDGSDISRMDNQQMVMESIIDRAKSSEVLSRPDRLYGFLDAVTSSLRVDEDLDSVSSLGSLASTVSSVPESEITFAIMPWQAAPDNANRVVKSPSADTVFTAIASDQPIDHLVD; encoded by the coding sequence ATGCAGTACCCCGAAGCCGGTCCTGACCATCAGCAGCTCGGTCCACGACGGCAGCGGCGGCTGGCGATGAAGTACCGTCGGCGCCGCACAGTGGCAGCCGCGGCCGCGATCCTCATCATCGCCGTGCCGGTCACGGTCGTCTCCGTCATGCAGAGCCTGTCGTCGAACATCGCGTCCTCTCCGCTGCGTGCCGGTGACGGTGAAGCGCCCGAGAAGATCACGGACGAACTCAACGTCCTCATCCTCGGCTCCGATACCCGGGCCTTGGGCACCGAGGACTACGGCAGCGGCGATGGTGCGCGCAGCGACGCGATGATCCTCGCCCACATCTCCGACGACTCCTCCCGCATCGACGCCGTCCAGATCCCCCGCGACACGATGATGGACATGCCCGCCTGCCAGGACACCGGCTCCGGCGCTTCGGCGGCCCAGCGGACGATGATCAATTCGGCACTCAATCAGGGCCCGGCCTGCTCGGTCTCCGCGGCCGAGGAGCTCACCGGAGTCCGCGTGGACCACTTCATCGAGGTCAACTTCGACGGCTTCGCCACCATCGTCGACGCCCTGGACGGAATCTCCGTCGACCTCGACGATGCCCTGGTCGACCCCAAGGCGAATCTCGATCTGCCGGCTGGCGAGCAGACCTTGGACGGCACCGAGGCCCTGGCCCTGGCGCGGACCAGGCACGCCGTCGGCGATGGCAGCGACATCTCCCGCATGGACAACCAGCAGATGGTCATGGAATCCATCATCGACCGGGCGAAGAGCTCCGAGGTGCTCTCGCGCCCCGACCGCCTCTACGGCTTCCTCGACGCCGTGACCTCGTCGCTGCGCGTCGATGAGGACCTCGATTCGGTCTCGTCCCTCGGCTCTCTGGCTTCGACCGTGTCCTCGGTGCCGGAGAGCGAGATCACCTTCGCGATCATGCCGTGGCAGGCGGCTCCGGACAACGCGAACCGAGTCGTCAAATCTCCGTCTGCCGACACCGTCTTCACCGCCATCGCCTCGGACCAGCCGATCGACCACCTCGTCGACTGA